From Candidatus Sphingomonas colombiensis, one genomic window encodes:
- a CDS encoding adenylate/guanylate cyclase domain-containing protein: MRDAGRWRLVATALMLALATFIAGWDWSKPIGSGVAQREIPTADAERGLYDWRAATFAPRVPQDQRLLMVTYDDQTLIATRKRSPLDRGLLARALRNLDAMGARSIGIDILFDQPQDEDGELLAALHTMRTPVWLGYANLGDNREQIIFEQQRFLDDFIRQARTDRVRPASIRLENDSDNVARSWPHPVPGQPPLLTLAMQPAAAFHDYRGAIRYRLPRPQTDGAEEPVIPSLQIDLLADPAMAAPLAPMVRGRHVLIGGDIVDIDQFETPLSGRSARSTMIGLEVHGTMLAQVLDSAALPTVPGWTRWAGAALVVFAAAFTSLAAQRSLWLVPVFALQAGAIAGVPLALQANGWDTKGLPAAGWAIGWVFAFTAIGVAARAVTSQQRRFAQSALGKYLPRDIAAQILEEPEKLALHGEKRAIFTLFTDLEGFTKLSHAIAPEMVAQLLNRYLDMLSDVVLAHGGTIDKFVGDAVVAFWGAPIARDDDGRNAALAAYAMWHAGEVFRRDLPPGVPPIGRTRVGLHHGDAIVGNFGGEGRIQYTALGDSMNTAARLESANKPLSSNILVSREAMILSGLDWWRPMGRVRLRGRQTPVDVFAPAPDFPAEERAALVEIVATLNEGEAAGRADALAQLRAMTLRHPGDEPLANLLHRYEHMKGDAYDLG, translated from the coding sequence GTGCGCGACGCGGGCCGCTGGCGGCTTGTGGCCACGGCGCTGATGCTCGCGCTTGCGACGTTCATCGCGGGATGGGATTGGAGTAAGCCGATCGGCAGCGGGGTGGCGCAGCGCGAAATCCCCACCGCCGATGCCGAGCGCGGCCTTTACGACTGGCGCGCCGCCACCTTCGCGCCACGCGTGCCGCAGGATCAGCGCCTGCTGATGGTGACGTATGACGATCAGACGCTGATCGCGACCCGCAAGCGTTCACCGCTCGATCGCGGGCTGCTCGCGCGGGCGTTGCGCAACTTGGATGCGATGGGCGCGCGCTCGATCGGGATCGATATCCTGTTCGATCAGCCACAGGATGAGGATGGCGAGCTGCTTGCCGCCCTCCACACCATGCGCACGCCGGTGTGGCTCGGCTATGCCAACCTCGGCGACAATCGCGAACAGATCATCTTCGAGCAGCAGCGCTTTCTCGATGATTTCATCCGGCAGGCGCGGACGGACCGGGTGCGCCCGGCGAGCATCCGGCTGGAGAACGATTCGGACAATGTCGCGCGCAGCTGGCCGCATCCCGTGCCGGGACAGCCGCCGTTGCTGACGCTGGCGATGCAGCCGGCGGCCGCGTTTCACGATTATCGCGGCGCGATCCGCTATCGCTTGCCGCGGCCGCAGACCGACGGAGCGGAAGAGCCCGTGATCCCGAGCCTGCAGATCGATCTGCTCGCCGATCCGGCGATGGCCGCTCCGCTTGCGCCGATGGTGCGTGGGCGGCATGTGCTGATCGGCGGCGACATCGTCGATATCGATCAGTTCGAGACGCCGCTTTCCGGGCGGAGCGCGCGATCGACGATGATCGGGCTGGAGGTGCACGGCACGATGCTCGCGCAGGTGCTGGACAGCGCGGCGTTGCCCACCGTTCCGGGATGGACGCGGTGGGCAGGGGCGGCGCTCGTTGTGTTCGCCGCCGCGTTCACCAGCCTTGCTGCGCAGCGTTCGTTGTGGCTGGTGCCGGTGTTTGCGCTGCAGGCGGGGGCGATCGCGGGCGTGCCGCTGGCATTGCAGGCGAACGGTTGGGACACCAAGGGCCTGCCCGCCGCCGGATGGGCGATTGGCTGGGTGTTCGCCTTCACCGCCATCGGTGTGGCGGCGCGTGCGGTGACATCGCAACAGCGGCGCTTCGCCCAGTCCGCGCTCGGCAAATATCTGCCGCGCGATATCGCGGCGCAGATTCTGGAGGAGCCCGAGAAGCTGGCGCTCCATGGCGAGAAGCGCGCGATCTTCACCTTGTTCACGGATCTTGAGGGCTTCACCAAGCTGAGCCACGCGATCGCGCCGGAAATGGTCGCGCAATTGCTCAACCGTTATCTCGACATGCTGAGCGATGTGGTGCTCGCGCATGGCGGGACGATCGACAAATTCGTCGGCGATGCAGTGGTGGCGTTCTGGGGCGCGCCGATCGCGCGTGACGATGACGGGCGCAACGCCGCGCTCGCGGCTTATGCGATGTGGCACGCGGGCGAGGTGTTTCGCCGCGATCTGCCGCCGGGCGTGCCGCCGATCGGGCGCACCCGCGTCGGGCTGCACCACGGCGATGCGATCGTCGGCAATTTCGGCGGCGAGGGGCGCATCCAATATACCGCGCTGGGCGACAGCATGAACACCGCCGCGCGCCTCGAATCCGCCAACAAGCCGCTGTCGAGCAACATTCTGGTCAGCCGTGAGGCGATGATCCTTTCGGGGCTGGACTGGTGGCGCCCGATGGGGCGCGTCCGGTTGCGCGGACGCCAGACCCCGGTCGACGTGTTCGCGCCCGCGCCGGATTTCCCGGCGGAGGAGCGCGCCGCGCTTGTGGAGATCGTTGCTACGCTCAACGAGGGCGAAGCCGCAGGCCGCGCCGACGCGCTTGCCCAATTGAGGGCGATGACGCTGCGCCATCCGGGCGACGAGCCACTCGCCAACCTGCTTCACCGATACGAACATATGAAGGGAGATGCATATGACCTGGGATAA